GAGGCAAGGGCCTTTTCACGCCTGCGCTTGTGACAACGCTCGCAATCCAGCCGGCGGTACATCAACCGACACATCAACCGTGGGCGTCAGCCCGCGCAGCGCGGCGTCGAGCTTGCTCATCGCCTGCCGCTTGAGGCCGTCTTCCACGCTGGTGTAGATGCTCATCGTCGTACTCACGCTGGCGTGTCGTGCCAATTTTTGCGCGACGGCCGGATGCACGTCAAGTTGCGGCAGGAAGGAGACGAAGTAGTGCCTCAAGTGATGCAGGTGGATCACCGGCAGACCGGCGGCCCGCAGCGCGGCCTGGAAGCGGTGGGTGAAGTACACCGGGTCGTACGGCTTCCCGCTCTTCGTCACCCAGACCAGACCGCTGCGACGCTCGCCGATCACCCCGCGCAGCACGGCCACCACGTCGGGCAGCAGCTCGATCGTGGTGGCGCTGGCCCGCGACTTCGGCTCCGTGATCACCAGCCCGCTGCCGGGGATGCGCTGCACCTGCTGACAGATGCGCGCCGTGCCGGCATCGAGGTTCAGGTGCTCGATGGCAAGGCCGGCCAGCTCCCCGGCCCGCAGCCCGGTGAAGAGCGCGGTCACGTAGACGGACCACAGGGGATCGCCGCGCAGCGCGTCCGCCAGTCGTTTGGCCGCCGCGATGCTGAGCGCCGGGGGATGCTGCTGCGGCACGGTGATCGGCTCGGTGTCCGACACGATGTTGCGATCCACCCAGCCCCAACGCCGGGCCACGTTCAGTGCCCGCCGCAGGGCGATGCGCAGGCTGGCGCGAGTCTTCGGCGAAAGCGGCACGCCGGTCAGGAAGTCCTCGACCTGCTGCACCGTGAGCCTTCGGCAGTCGATTCCGCCGAAGGCCGGTTTCAGGTGTCGGCGTACGTGGCTGTCGTACTGCCGCCAGGTGCCGTACGACCGCTCGCCGCGGTCCACCTGCGCCCAGAGGCTCGTCAGCCAGGCGTCGAACAGCTCGGCCATCGTGTGCCGTTCCGGCTTCACCGGCTGGCCCGCGTCCTTCGCCTGCTGCGCGGTCTTGAGCGCCGCCCGCGCCTCCCGTTCGGACTTGAAGTAGCTGTAGCGGCGTTTGCCGTCGCCGTCGTAGATCGCCATCTGCCAGCGCACGCCGGCCTTCGTGTTTCGCTTCGTGACGGTCCCCTCGCCGTTGGGGGTCTTCCCGACGACCCGTGCGGTACCGCTATCCAGCGTGATCCGTTTCCCCATTGTTCTGCTGCCTCTCCTGTCGTGTTCGACCCGCGCGCCATCCGCGCGTCTCAGTGCTCGCCGCCAGCCCGCCGGAGGATACGATCAACCTCAGCCAGCACGTCTTCGGTGCTGACAGCCGCCAAGCTCGCCTGCTCCGGCTCCGGCAGCGGCGCAGGGCGGCAGGACGAGAAGCGCCACATGGTGAAGCTGATCATCCCGCGCATCAGAGGCAGCGGGCAGTCTTCGAGCGCCGCGCAGTGCTTGGCCGTGTGGCAGTGGTTCAGCAGTCAGTACGGGCGGTCCCGCGACGGCGTGCGCACGCGCTCGCAACAGGGCCGC
This genomic interval from Dehalococcoidia bacterium contains the following:
- a CDS encoding tyrosine-type recombinase/integrase, which produces MGKRITLDSGTARVVGKTPNGEGTVTKRNTKAGVRWQMAIYDGDGKRRYSYFKSEREARAALKTAQQAKDAGQPVKPERHTMAELFDAWLTSLWAQVDRGERSYGTWRQYDSHVRRHLKPAFGGIDCRRLTVQQVEDFLTGVPLSPKTRASLRIALRRALNVARRWGWVDRNIVSDTEPITVPQQHPPALSIAAAKRLADALRGDPLWSVYVTALFTGLRAGELAGLAIEHLNLDAGTARICQQVQRIPGSGLVITEPKSRASATTIELLPDVVAVLRGVIGERRSGLVWVTKSGKPYDPVYFTHRFQAALRAAGLPVIHLHHLRHYFVSFLPQLDVHPAVAQKLARHASVSTTMSIYTSVEDGLKRQAMSKLDAALRGLTPTVDVSVDVPPAGLRALSQAQA